Proteins from one Telopea speciosissima isolate NSW1024214 ecotype Mountain lineage chromosome 1, Tspe_v1, whole genome shotgun sequence genomic window:
- the LOC122648477 gene encoding putative protein TPRXL, with protein MDSGNSGSLQSSSGGDEEYDSPFLNPTAHVTSSSLFDPLSNYLDSFSRPPAAGPPPPNLVNLDMVWSRALRSEPTCTETPITGLMGSSSSSSAQPVSVGQVGPFQGFLSSSTVPLHTSTKNGAKPSASSSSEQQTNAIRNSKKRSRASRRAPTTVLTTDTSNFRAMVQEFTGIPAPPFSASPFPRSRFDLFSSTASTAMRSTHLESPLPNYLLRPFAQKFYPPSFAASSVSSSSIASTTNPTVTTSGAAISSALGSSNNHQQSLLSMQNPIFTFQSLLQASGSPPAVTPPRYPLTNVPVFGGKSQGSLMLPSMDSSQLRMGTTTGLEDFTIEKAGSENVSSSRGEGMVDSWICSSD; from the coding sequence ATGGATTCTGGTAACAGTGGGAGCTTGCAGTCCTCAAGCGGTGGCGATGAAGAATACGACTCCCCTTTCCTGAACCCAACCGCTCACGTCACTTCCTCTTCTCTATTCGATCCTCTATCGAATTATCTAGACTCCTTCTCTCGACCGCCGGCGGCGGGGCCACCACCACCGAATCTGGTAAATCTCGACATGGTATGGTCCAGAGCCCTAAGATCTGAACCCACTTGCACCGAGACCCCAATAACCGGCCTGatgggttcttcttcttcttcttcggccCAACCGGTCTCAGTTGGTCAAGTTGGTCCTTTCCAAGGCTTCTTATCATCATCGACGGTGCCATTACATACGTCGACCAAGAATGGCGCAAAGCCTTCggcttcatcttcttcagagcAGCAGACAAACGCAATACGTAACTCGAAGAAACGATCCAGAGCTTCTAGAAGGGCACCCACCACTGTTCTCACCACCGACACGTCGAATTTCAGAGCGATGGTGCAGGAGTTTACAGGAATCCCTGCACCGCCCTTTTCGGCTTCGCCGTTTCCTCGGAGTAGGTTTGATCTCTTCAGTAGTACAGCTTCTACTGCCATGAGGTCCACTCATTTGGAATCTCCACTACCGAACTACCTTTTACGCCCATTTGCACAGAAGTTTTACCCACCTTCATTTGCTGCTTCttcggtttcttcttcttctattgcttCTACTACTAACCCAACTGTCACCACCAGCGGCGCCGCCATTTCGTCGGCACTGGGTTCTAGTAATAACCACCAGCAAAGTCTACTAAGCATGCAGAACCCGATCTTCACGTTCCAATCTCTGTTACAAGCTTCAGGCTCTCCTCCTGCTGTGACACCTCCAAGGTACCCATTAACCAATGTACCAGTTTTTGGTGGTAAATCTCAAGGGTCGTTAATGCTTCCATCCATGGATTCATCACAGCTTAGAATGGGAACAACAACTGGTTTGGAAGATTTCACGATAGAGAAGGCGGGTTCAGAGAATGTTTCTTCTTCTAGAGGTGAAGGTATGGTTGATTCATGGATTTGTTCTTCAGATTAg